In bacterium, the following proteins share a genomic window:
- a CDS encoding YkgJ family cysteine cluster protein: MTKRQGCSCPKCKECCEREPGWFVPDDLPLASHFMNLSEREFVVRFCEEHREDGVLAISPARKPGKSECVFLTPDRLCQIHEVKPFECRKIFGCEGVHRHRRIREIIKGMWG; this comes from the coding sequence ATGACCAAACGACAGGGTTGCTCATGCCCCAAATGCAAAGAGTGCTGCGAGCGCGAACCCGGGTGGTTCGTGCCCGACGACCTGCCGCTCGCCTCGCATTTCATGAATCTATCCGAGCGCGAATTCGTGGTCCGGTTTTGTGAAGAGCATCGCGAGGACGGCGTGCTCGCCATCTCGCCCGCGCGCAAACCCGGCAAATCCGAGTGTGTGTTCCTCACGCCGGACAGGCTCTGCCAGATCCACGAGGTGAAACCCTTCGAGTGCCGCAAGATCTTCGGCTGCGAGGGCGTTCACCGCCATCGCCGAATACGAGAGATCATAAAGGGGATGTGGGGATAG
- a CDS encoding class I SAM-dependent methyltransferase produces the protein MKNEKVFSNGGFYQVVLTSNALLHTEAAKIGTNIVSKWLRTQHNSEPVRILDLACGGTPYTVLQIINGNDDYKFEYCGIDINPDQVAKASQTLECLKNVIRFEVLEGDIWNISALNLDRKFDLIFVGMNLHHGSSSQIKDLFIRMIPHFAASGLFLNHDLYKPEICSTVLTNKLSDSDWRKIFIDEQKAYLRQYNVDEKGLAENAVHIMKYDHPLSLTEAVALIANAGFTVKTHQMTAFNHLLGKYFAVIEAKLNS, from the coding sequence ATGAAAAACGAGAAGGTGTTCTCAAATGGTGGTTTTTATCAGGTCGTCTTGACCAGCAATGCACTTCTGCATACTGAGGCAGCAAAGATCGGGACCAATATAGTCAGTAAGTGGCTGAGAACGCAGCATAACTCAGAGCCCGTTCGTATACTTGATCTGGCATGTGGTGGAACGCCTTATACAGTGCTTCAAATAATCAATGGAAATGATGATTATAAATTCGAGTACTGCGGTATCGATATCAATCCCGATCAGGTTGCAAAAGCCAGTCAAACACTTGAATGCCTTAAAAATGTTATTCGCTTTGAGGTTCTAGAGGGTGATATCTGGAACATTTCGGCACTGAATCTTGATAGGAAGTTTGATCTTATATTTGTAGGCATGAATCTTCACCATGGCTCAAGCTCCCAGATAAAAGATCTCTTTATTCGAATGATTCCACATTTTGCTGCCAGTGGCCTTTTTCTTAATCATGATTTGTACAAACCTGAGATATGCAGTACGGTTTTGACGAATAAACTATCGGACTCCGATTGGAGAAAAATATTCATTGACGAACAAAAGGCGTACCTACGGCAATATAACGTCGACGAAAAAGGACTGGCTGAAAACGCTGTTCATATAATGAAATACGACCATCCTTTGTCACTGACGGAAGCCGTTGCCTTGATTGCAAATGCAGGATTTACAGTAAAGACCCATCAGATGACGGCATTCAATCATCTTCTTGGCAAGTATTTTGCTGTCATAGAGGCTAAATTGAATTCTTAG
- a CDS encoding hybrid sensor histidine kinase/response regulator: MTFRKKFFRILLASSAAVALLWCSAEVYLLRVKLNDRLNDTLTARARIIERVLYAMEDGWLKDMRVLAASILTNERDVRKAVDAYTKKDIRIDNDIIRDFYYGRADEYTRIYVYDNNGKLNYAFDNGMESVVSEIPEQFRRDDRPVGHLETCSVLGNDQFEIMYRCIFSQSNLIVDGLKSTIIYGVFKPTINKNLMRILFAADANEEAAYSYGIVNDQYGGIIDNGEAKSTAKMVSIGSSVMGGSDIRVFSDHNIYMDIGLSVYYQLIVIVILSMALSYIISYLFARYVSRPIESMAESIRKAGDEDRIIHAIDVEDEIQQLSSAVDVMRSEIVLQRKKKHLAAMGEIVLHLSHDMRTPLSVISAYISTISKGRSNTDEYLGAVQRSVNKLQTMADELVDYAKATRVNLVKGRLDEIIRSSAALVMRENAVNEKVRFVIDVDENLCVKVDLQKIERTIINLVNNAVDAVLSIQGIVTLSARVERDVDIIIIVTDNGKGIAEEQLPLIFEKLFTFGKKHGTGLGLAYCKQVVEAHGGTIEVQSEVGKGTTFTIRIPNCVVSAAEARTYRNDPEIKCEGKKFVIIDDDADIRLRWRKIVEESGGKVVGEADSYEKVERGDGLDIAAADVAIVDYNYEGSQKTGIDVISYLKKKGLAEIHLCTGFAEDQAIRAAALAAGADSVIKKG, encoded by the coding sequence ATGACGTTTAGAAAAAAGTTCTTTAGAATACTTTTAGCATCATCGGCAGCGGTTGCGTTGTTGTGGTGCTCAGCGGAAGTGTATCTGCTTCGTGTGAAGCTTAATGATAGATTGAATGATACCTTAACTGCACGTGCAAGAATTATAGAGAGGGTATTATATGCGATGGAAGACGGATGGCTGAAGGATATGAGGGTTTTGGCTGCAAGCATCCTCACCAATGAAAGAGATGTAAGGAAGGCTGTGGATGCGTACACTAAAAAAGACATTCGAATCGATAACGATATCATCAGAGATTTCTATTATGGAAGGGCTGATGAATATACTCGAATATATGTATATGATAACAACGGCAAGTTGAATTATGCTTTTGATAATGGGATGGAATCTGTTGTAAGTGAGATCCCAGAACAATTTAGAAGAGATGATCGACCTGTAGGTCATTTGGAAACATGCAGTGTCTTAGGCAATGACCAGTTTGAGATAATGTACAGGTGTATTTTTTCTCAGTCCAACTTAATTGTTGATGGATTGAAGAGCACCATTATTTATGGGGTCTTTAAACCTACTATTAACAAAAACTTAATGAGAATACTTTTCGCTGCTGATGCGAATGAAGAGGCCGCCTATTCGTATGGAATTGTTAATGATCAATATGGGGGCATTATTGATAATGGAGAGGCCAAATCAACTGCAAAAATGGTGAGTATTGGCTCGTCGGTTATGGGGGGTAGTGATATCAGGGTTTTCTCAGATCATAATATCTACATGGATATTGGATTAAGTGTATATTATCAATTGATAGTTATTGTTATCTTGTCGATGGCTCTATCGTATATAATATCTTATCTTTTTGCCAGATATGTATCTAGACCAATTGAGTCGATGGCAGAATCGATAAGAAAAGCGGGCGACGAAGATCGTATTATACATGCAATTGATGTTGAGGATGAGATTCAACAACTGTCTTCTGCTGTTGATGTAATGCGTAGCGAGATAGTGCTGCAACGTAAAAAGAAGCACTTAGCAGCAATGGGAGAAATAGTACTTCATCTATCGCATGATATGCGTACGCCGTTATCTGTCATAAGTGCTTACATAAGTACAATTTCAAAGGGACGGTCAAATACCGATGAATACTTAGGTGCTGTTCAAAGGAGTGTTAATAAGTTACAAACTATGGCTGATGAATTGGTGGATTACGCAAAAGCTACTAGGGTCAATCTTGTAAAAGGGCGTCTGGATGAAATCATTAGGAGCTCGGCAGCTCTTGTGATGCGTGAGAATGCAGTCAATGAAAAGGTACGTTTTGTCATAGATGTAGATGAGAATCTATGTGTCAAAGTCGACCTTCAAAAGATTGAGCGTACGATAATTAATTTGGTTAATAACGCGGTAGATGCTGTGTTGTCTATTCAGGGAATAGTTACTCTCTCGGCGAGGGTGGAGAGGGATGTTGATATTATTATTATCGTTACTGATAATGGAAAAGGTATTGCGGAAGAGCAGCTGCCATTAATATTTGAAAAATTATTCACATTTGGCAAAAAACACGGCACAGGTCTTGGACTCGCCTATTGCAAGCAAGTTGTCGAGGCGCATGGCGGCACCATAGAAGTGCAAAGCGAGGTGGGGAAAGGAACGACATTCACAATCCGCATTCCGAATTGTGTCGTATCTGCCGCAGAGGCAAGGACCTATAGGAATGATCCTGAGATAAAATGCGAGGGCAAGAAGTTCGTCATCATCGACGACGATGCCGATATCCGTCTGCGCTGGCGCAAGATAGTGGAAGAGAGCGGCGGCAAGGTAGTGGGCGAGGCGGATTCATATGAGAAGGTCGAGCGCGGCGATGGGTTGGATATCGCCGCCGCGGATGTCGCCATCGTGGACTATAACTACGAGGGCTCGCAGAAGACCGGTATCGACGTAATCTCATATCTCAAGAAGAAGGGCCTCGCCGAGATCCACCTCTGCACCGGTTTTGCCGAAGACCAGGCCATCCGCGCCGCCGCCCTCGCCGCCGGGGCAGACTCGGTAATCAAGAAGGGCTAG
- a CDS encoding UDP-glucose/GDP-mannose dehydrogenase family protein, which produces MRICVVGTGYVGLVSGSCLADVGNSVCCVDKDEKKVAALKEHRIPIYEPGLEEVVKRNEEERRLSFTTSLAEGLRDAEIVFITVDTPPGGDGRADLTNVLAVAAEIGSLLDHPAIVVTKSTVPVGTTMKVKRAISDGLAKRGLDSEELLAVASNPEFLKEGDAVADFMKPDRVVVGVERDDVGKRLHELYMPLMRRSDRFMQMSVPSAELAKYAANAMLATRISFMNEMARLCEEVGADIGDIRRSLGSDPRIGPDFLYSGLGYGGSCFPKDTKAVIGLGRENGFDLTVIKAADAANDSQREWFWKKIEAHFSVAGGLKDKLIGVWGLAFKANTDDVRFAPSLYLIERLIAAGARVSAFDPVAMETGKAALGHNASKVRWARSSYDALEGASALVVCTEWREFRSPDLGKIKSMMKELAIFDGRNLYDPNFVRSAGFTYTGVGR; this is translated from the coding sequence ATGCGTATCTGCGTTGTGGGGACCGGCTATGTGGGGCTGGTCAGCGGCTCGTGCCTGGCCGACGTGGGCAACAGCGTCTGCTGCGTGGACAAGGACGAGAAGAAGGTCGCGGCGCTCAAGGAACACCGCATACCGATCTACGAGCCCGGGCTCGAGGAAGTGGTGAAGCGAAACGAGGAGGAGCGGAGGCTCTCTTTCACCACAAGCCTCGCCGAAGGTCTGAGAGACGCCGAGATCGTCTTCATAACGGTGGACACGCCTCCGGGCGGCGACGGGAGGGCCGACCTCACCAACGTGCTCGCGGTGGCGGCCGAGATCGGATCGCTGCTCGACCATCCGGCGATAGTCGTCACGAAGAGCACGGTTCCTGTCGGCACTACGATGAAGGTGAAACGGGCGATCTCGGACGGGCTTGCGAAGCGCGGTCTTGATTCCGAGGAGCTGCTCGCTGTTGCGTCGAACCCCGAATTCCTCAAAGAGGGCGACGCCGTCGCCGACTTCATGAAACCGGACCGCGTGGTCGTGGGCGTGGAGCGCGACGACGTGGGGAAGAGACTGCATGAGCTCTACATGCCGCTGATGCGCCGTTCGGATCGCTTTATGCAGATGAGCGTGCCCTCGGCCGAGCTCGCGAAGTACGCCGCCAACGCCATGCTCGCCACGCGCATCTCTTTCATGAACGAGATGGCCAGGCTCTGCGAAGAGGTCGGCGCGGACATCGGCGATATCCGCCGAAGCCTGGGCAGCGACCCGCGCATAGGGCCGGACTTCCTCTACTCCGGTCTGGGCTACGGCGGCTCGTGCTTTCCCAAGGACACCAAGGCCGTGATAGGGCTGGGCCGTGAGAACGGCTTCGACCTCACGGTAATAAAGGCCGCGGATGCGGCGAACGATTCGCAGCGCGAGTGGTTCTGGAAAAAGATAGAGGCGCATTTCAGCGTTGCGGGTGGGCTCAAGGACAAGCTCATAGGGGTCTGGGGCCTGGCTTTCAAGGCCAACACCGACGACGTGCGCTTTGCACCTTCATTATATTTGATCGAGCGGCTCATCGCCGCCGGCGCCAGGGTCTCGGCGTTCGACCCTGTTGCGATGGAGACCGGCAAGGCTGCGCTCGGGCATAACGCCTCTAAGGTCAGATGGGCGCGCAGCTCCTACGACGCGCTCGAGGGCGCCTCCGCTCTCGTCGTCTGCACCGAGTGGCGCGAGTTCCGCAGCCCGGATCTCGGGAAGATCAAGTCCATGATGAAGGAGCTGGCGATATTCGACGGCCGCAATCTGTACGATCCGAATTTCGTGCGCAGCGCGGGGTTTACCTACACCGGCGTCGGAAGATGA
- a CDS encoding transcriptional activator RfaH, producing the protein MSDAMNESRLSWYVLQTKPTAEENVRQHLKNAEFETFLPKIKQMVRGQRKTQARVRPLFPSYVFVRIDLADPNLHRMIKYTRGVRKILGDGAMPVPVPDEMIDIIRERVDGDGVIEQRITMKQGDEVKIRSGVFRDLVGILEKPVSAVGRVRVLLQIMKHQVKCDLSAAEIEKV; encoded by the coding sequence ATGAGTGACGCGATGAACGAATCACGGCTTTCATGGTACGTCCTCCAGACCAAGCCCACGGCCGAGGAGAACGTGCGCCAGCACCTCAAGAACGCGGAGTTCGAGACGTTTTTGCCCAAGATCAAACAGATGGTGCGCGGCCAGAGAAAAACTCAAGCGCGCGTAAGGCCGCTCTTCCCCTCGTACGTCTTCGTGCGCATCGATCTCGCGGACCCTAACCTGCACCGCATGATCAAGTACACGCGCGGCGTGCGCAAGATCCTCGGCGACGGCGCCATGCCGGTGCCGGTGCCGGACGAGATGATCGATATCATACGCGAGCGCGTGGACGGCGACGGCGTGATCGAGCAGCGCATAACCATGAAACAGGGGGACGAGGTCAAAATACGCTCCGGCGTGTTCCGCGACCTCGTCGGCATTCTTGAGAAACCGGTCTCCGCTGTCGGCCGCGTGCGGGTGCTCCTTCAGATAATGAAGCACCAGGTCAAATGCGACCTCAGCGCTGCTGAAATCGAAAAAGTCTAG
- a CDS encoding phosphatidylglycerol lysyltransferase domain-containing protein, whose translation MIPEFPDFKPIELSDMCEYERRRASSPAGICELAFANLYMWQEFDKPELTEINGNICVRTSPVHEAPFFLQPVGGIRLKETIGRCIEHTGRVSRVSAGIVEEVRGNGFALKGLRDHFDYVYRVNDLVELKGRRYDGKRNHIKRFMFSAGAYSCVDLSAEHGDDALKVFGKWSNSKDGCSACMGEGEEHKFRCQRRAVERAFGSFRELGLFGSAMIIGGELVGFMLAAKLAPDTACAHLAYQSGDHPGIAQAMLWETCRGALRDFEYVNLEQDLGISGLRRYKSSYYPVRMEEKYEITLKQPI comes from the coding sequence ATGATACCGGAGTTTCCTGATTTCAAGCCTATCGAGTTGTCGGACATGTGCGAGTACGAGCGAAGGCGCGCGTCCTCTCCGGCCGGCATCTGCGAGCTCGCGTTCGCAAACCTCTATATGTGGCAGGAGTTCGACAAACCCGAACTCACCGAGATAAACGGAAATATCTGCGTTCGAACCAGCCCTGTTCACGAGGCGCCGTTTTTCCTTCAGCCTGTCGGCGGGATTCGGCTGAAGGAGACGATCGGGAGATGTATCGAGCATACGGGCAGGGTGTCGCGGGTCTCTGCCGGAATAGTAGAGGAGGTCCGCGGCAACGGTTTTGCGCTGAAGGGGCTGCGCGATCATTTCGATTACGTCTATAGGGTTAACGATCTGGTCGAGCTCAAGGGACGCCGCTATGACGGCAAGAGAAATCACATCAAGAGGTTCATGTTCAGCGCAGGCGCTTACTCGTGCGTCGATCTGTCCGCCGAACACGGCGACGATGCGCTCAAGGTCTTCGGCAAATGGAGCAACAGCAAGGACGGCTGCTCCGCATGCATGGGCGAGGGGGAGGAACATAAATTCCGCTGCCAGCGCCGCGCAGTGGAGCGCGCGTTCGGTTCCTTCCGCGAGCTGGGCCTCTTCGGCAGCGCGATGATCATCGGAGGCGAATTAGTCGGCTTCATGCTCGCAGCCAAGCTCGCTCCGGATACCGCGTGCGCCCATCTCGCGTATCAGTCGGGCGATCATCCCGGCATCGCTCAGGCGATGTTGTGGGAGACCTGCAGGGGGGCGCTTCGCGACTTCGAATACGTCAATCTCGAGCAGGATCTGGGGATATCGGGACTGAGACGATACAAGTCTTCGTATTATCCGGTGCGCATGGAGGAGAAGTACGAGATCACATTGAAACAGCCCATCTGA
- a CDS encoding EF-Tu/IF-2/RF-3 family GTPase: MKEIEIGYVEHYFGHLNVAGMYITSGKLKVGDTIHIKGHTTDFTEKIESMQVEHADVTEAKPGDHIGVRMVGRCREHDKIYVIIE; this comes from the coding sequence ATGAAGGAAATAGAGATCGGCTACGTGGAACACTATTTCGGTCATCTGAACGTCGCTGGCATGTATATCACCAGCGGCAAACTCAAGGTAGGCGACACTATCCACATCAAGGGGCACACCACCGACTTCACTGAAAAGATAGAGTCCATGCAGGTAGAGCACGCGGACGTGACCGAAGCCAAACCCGGAGACCACATCGGCGTGCGCATGGTGGGCCGTTGCCGCGAGCACGACAAGATATACGTGATCATCGAATAA
- a CDS encoding GNAT family N-acetyltransferase has product MVNNLNSAIQIRALHNSDFAMLHNCWCSAFSDYQVSVESTLQQMDVRLAQDSYEPSLSVGAFNGDEMVGFWLSGERKIGGEKVAYDAGTAIKSKWRRQGISRRLFESLDNELRRNNVSRYIVEVLTDNDDALKMYTKQGFQIMRTMDAYRIERPSYTIVKDSRFKLDVVGLNEVRRRTAHLLDYKPSWQNSWEALSAVERSTMSVIVRNNYEYVAYGIFQPILERYAQIGVLQMKQGDMLEAVKMILAHFMNHIKTNGKYEIINIPQSCSKLPTLLEFHGFHHLVSLYEMERSL; this is encoded by the coding sequence ATGGTGAATAATCTCAACTCCGCTATCCAGATTAGGGCACTTCACAATTCTGACTTTGCAATGCTCCATAATTGTTGGTGTTCTGCATTCTCAGATTATCAGGTTTCTGTAGAGTCGACACTACAACAGATGGATGTGCGACTGGCGCAAGATAGTTATGAGCCGTCGTTGTCTGTAGGGGCATTTAATGGTGATGAGATGGTTGGTTTTTGGTTGTCCGGCGAACGCAAAATAGGCGGTGAAAAAGTCGCATATGATGCTGGTACGGCAATTAAGTCGAAGTGGCGCAGACAGGGGATTTCACGCAGACTTTTCGAAAGTCTTGATAACGAGTTAAGGCGTAATAATGTTTCCCGTTACATAGTGGAGGTATTAACTGATAATGATGATGCTTTAAAGATGTATACAAAACAAGGATTCCAAATAATGAGAACGATGGATGCTTACCGAATAGAGCGACCAAGTTACACAATAGTTAAGGATAGTCGCTTTAAGCTGGATGTCGTAGGGTTGAATGAGGTTAGGAGACGTACAGCTCACTTGTTGGACTATAAGCCGAGCTGGCAGAATTCATGGGAAGCTCTTAGTGCAGTGGAAAGATCGACCATGTCTGTAATAGTGCGTAACAATTATGAGTATGTGGCATATGGTATATTTCAGCCTATCTTGGAAAGATATGCACAAATTGGAGTATTGCAGATGAAACAAGGTGACATGTTGGAAGCTGTCAAAATGATCCTAGCACATTTTATGAATCATATAAAAACAAATGGTAAATACGAGATCATTAATATCCCTCAATCTTGTTCAAAACTTCCTACACTATTAGAATTTCATGGTTTTCATCATTTAGTCTCTCTGTATGAGATGGAGAGAAGCTTGTGA
- a CDS encoding DUF4407 domain-containing protein, translated as MSITKFFLICSGADLKILDRCPVENNKYVGIGATVFYTGFFAFLAGSYALYTVFHSIVIAALFGLVWGTMIFNLDRFIVSSMKKEGRFWMELRVASPRLVLALLLAVVISKPLELKIFEREINAELILMEQSIFKEQEDLVKARYLPQIDALRGEINGLKAEIAAKEKLRDEQLIASLQEADGTGGSMKANLGPIYKIKRVFADMAQRELDDVMMMNQPIIDAKMGEVRLFNDALMSDLTNLGRDKYDGLAARLYALNNIAAKSRTIDVATWFILFLFIAIETAPMFVKIVSSKGPYDDLLKVEEHSFEVVNLEQIAKLDHQLKENVKFMSQ; from the coding sequence ATGAGCATAACGAAATTCTTCCTGATCTGTTCCGGCGCCGATTTAAAAATTCTCGATAGGTGTCCTGTCGAGAACAATAAATATGTGGGTATAGGCGCGACCGTATTTTATACGGGATTTTTCGCTTTTCTTGCCGGCTCCTACGCTCTCTACACGGTGTTTCACTCCATCGTCATAGCCGCACTGTTTGGGTTGGTATGGGGCACCATGATCTTCAACCTGGACCGTTTTATCGTCTCCAGCATGAAGAAAGAGGGGCGCTTCTGGATGGAGCTGCGCGTCGCCAGCCCGCGTCTGGTCCTTGCCCTCCTGCTCGCCGTGGTCATCTCAAAACCCCTGGAGCTCAAAATTTTCGAGCGGGAGATCAACGCCGAATTGATCTTGATGGAGCAATCCATTTTCAAGGAGCAGGAGGATCTGGTCAAGGCCAGGTATCTGCCGCAGATCGATGCGCTTCGCGGCGAGATCAACGGGCTCAAGGCCGAGATCGCTGCCAAGGAAAAGTTGCGCGACGAGCAGCTCATAGCCTCCCTGCAGGAGGCGGACGGGACCGGCGGCTCCATGAAGGCGAACCTCGGCCCCATATACAAGATCAAGAGGGTGTTCGCCGACATGGCGCAGAGGGAGCTGGATGACGTCATGATGATGAATCAGCCCATCATCGATGCGAAGATGGGAGAGGTCCGTCTGTTCAATGATGCGCTCATGTCCGACCTCACGAATCTCGGCCGGGACAAATACGACGGCCTCGCGGCCAGGCTCTACGCCTTGAACAACATCGCTGCGAAGAGCCGCACCATCGACGTCGCCACATGGTTCATCCTCTTCCTGTTCATAGCCATCGAGACGGCCCCCATGTTTGTAAAAATCGTATCAAGCAAGGGCCCCTACGATGACCTGCTCAAGGTGGAAGAGCACAGCTTCGAGGTCGTGAATCTTGAGCAGATCGCGAAACTCGATCACCAGCTGAAGGAAAACGTGAAGTTCATGAGCCAATAG
- a CDS encoding GNAT family N-acetyltransferase, protein MRRIEIRRVTEEEARGAVKLMAELDLIHSALSVRNLWVVLEGESVVGVANLEPCADGFFLSSLGVADTHRNMGLARQLIESMLKGVDADVYAYTVIPGFFKKLGFAEVSAPKGLPPKEMFGCERCDPGICKCMVRRRDDTGVS, encoded by the coding sequence GTGCGCAGGATAGAGATCAGGCGTGTCACGGAGGAGGAGGCCAGGGGCGCGGTCAAGCTCATGGCCGAGCTCGACCTGATTCACAGTGCGCTCTCCGTCAGGAACCTGTGGGTCGTGTTGGAGGGGGAGAGCGTCGTCGGGGTGGCGAACCTGGAGCCCTGCGCCGACGGATTTTTCCTCAGCTCGCTGGGTGTTGCCGACACCCACAGAAACATGGGGTTGGCCAGGCAGCTCATCGAGTCCATGCTCAAGGGCGTGGATGCAGACGTTTACGCATATACCGTCATACCCGGGTTCTTCAAAAAGCTCGGTTTTGCCGAGGTCTCGGCGCCGAAGGGCCTTCCTCCCAAAGAAATGTTTGGATGTGAGAGGTGCGATCCCGGAATCTGCAAATGCATGGTGAGGCGCAGGGATGATACCGGAGTTTCCTGA
- a CDS encoding sigma-54 dependent transcriptional regulator, with amino-acid sequence MANKHRLLFIDDDSDFLISMKMMLCNDFAILTAQSIAEGLTVLESQDVDLVLLDVGLGEENGLAGIKKIHRVHPSVGVAMLSGLRDTKTVVRAIRAGAIDYLTKPLDACELFELVEKAIVVRDLQERREALWRAQGCVSSQDVELVYRSGKMRKVIEEADRVRDYTANVLIVGRTGTGKEVLARYINKGSNGGKRPFVAVNCAAIPEHLLESELFGHEAGAFTGANRRRIGKFEVADGGDIFLDEISTMKLDLQVKLLRVLQEKEFCRLGSNTPIKADFRVISASNQSLTELLEKGAFRSDLYHRLRVMEISIPPLRERIEDIPLLADHFLKKFANGGVKKTISEIAMARLMEHAWPGNVRELANVIQTLTIYTQGEVIDESAFPPWLLSSSATPQTAHAVATAPVSLAGTSYKQYMQEAERRYIQFTLERNQGDKSKTARALDMGRTTLYAKLKELGVME; translated from the coding sequence ATGGCTAACAAACACAGGCTGCTCTTCATCGATGATGACTCCGACTTTCTGATCAGCATGAAGATGATGCTTTGCAACGACTTCGCGATCCTCACGGCGCAATCGATCGCCGAGGGACTGACCGTGCTCGAGTCGCAGGATGTTGACCTGGTCCTGCTCGATGTGGGGCTGGGCGAGGAGAACGGGCTTGCGGGGATAAAGAAGATACACCGCGTGCATCCCTCTGTCGGCGTGGCCATGCTCTCCGGTTTGCGCGATACCAAGACCGTGGTGCGCGCCATTCGCGCCGGCGCGATCGACTACCTCACAAAACCGCTCGACGCATGCGAACTCTTTGAGTTGGTTGAGAAGGCGATCGTCGTGCGCGACCTTCAGGAGCGGCGTGAAGCGCTATGGCGCGCTCAGGGCTGCGTCTCGTCGCAGGATGTGGAGCTCGTCTATCGCAGCGGGAAGATGCGAAAGGTGATCGAAGAGGCCGATCGCGTGCGCGATTACACGGCGAACGTTTTGATCGTGGGCCGAACCGGCACCGGCAAGGAGGTGCTGGCGCGCTATATCAACAAGGGCAGCAACGGCGGGAAGAGGCCGTTCGTCGCCGTCAATTGCGCCGCGATCCCCGAGCACCTGCTCGAATCCGAGCTCTTTGGACATGAGGCCGGCGCGTTCACCGGTGCAAACCGCCGCCGCATCGGCAAGTTCGAGGTCGCGGACGGCGGCGACATCTTTCTCGACGAGATCAGCACGATGAAACTCGATCTGCAGGTGAAGCTCCTGCGCGTGCTGCAGGAGAAGGAGTTCTGCAGGCTCGGCAGCAACACGCCGATCAAGGCGGACTTTCGCGTGATCTCCGCAAGCAACCAGTCGCTGACTGAACTTTTGGAAAAGGGCGCTTTCCGATCGGATCTTTATCACAGGCTGCGCGTGATGGAGATCTCGATACCCCCGCTGCGCGAGAGGATCGAGGACATTCCCTTGCTCGCCGACCACTTCCTGAAAAAGTTCGCGAATGGCGGGGTGAAGAAAACTATCTCGGAGATCGCCATGGCAAGACTCATGGAGCACGCCTGGCCCGGCAACGTGCGCGAGCTGGCGAACGTGATCCAGACGCTCACTATCTACACGCAGGGCGAGGTGATCGACGAGTCCGCGTTCCCACCGTGGCTGCTCTCGTCGTCCGCGACTCCTCAGACGGCGCATGCCGTCGCGACTGCGCCCGTTTCGCTGGCCGGAACATCCTACAAACAGTATATGCAGGAGGCGGAGCGCCGATACATACAGTTCACGCTGGAGCGCAACCAGGGCGACAAGTCGAAGACCGCCCGCGCCCTCGACATGGGCCGCACCACCCTCTACGCCAAACTCAAGGAGCTGGGGGTGATGGAGTAA
- a CDS encoding small multi-drug export protein: protein MLKNAAILFCVTLIPALELRASIPLGMLSGDLNLPFGMQMQGMGLQWQAVFAICVFSNFILGLLLYPVLGHILRILERMPLVNRFWSYTVERTQKKIHPYVERWGTIGVALFIAVPLPGSGTYSGALGAFLMGMSYRRFLVANAIGVFLAGVAVTLVVLSGSELFRWAVSM from the coding sequence ATGCTCAAGAACGCGGCCATACTCTTCTGCGTGACCCTGATCCCGGCGCTGGAGCTGAGGGCATCCATACCGCTCGGCATGCTCTCCGGAGATCTCAATCTCCCCTTCGGAATGCAGATGCAGGGCATGGGCCTTCAATGGCAGGCCGTGTTCGCCATATGCGTATTCTCCAACTTTATCCTGGGGCTCCTCCTCTATCCCGTGCTCGGACACATACTCCGCATCCTCGAACGCATGCCGCTCGTGAACCGCTTCTGGAGCTACACGGTCGAGCGCACGCAGAAAAAGATACATCCGTACGTGGAGCGTTGGGGCACGATCGGAGTCGCACTCTTCATAGCTGTGCCGCTGCCCGGATCGGGCACATACTCCGGCGCCCTCGGCGCGTTCCTCATGGGCATGAGCTACCGCAGATTCCTGGTCGCGAACGCGATCGGCGTTTTTCTGGCCGGCGTCGCAGTGACGCTGGTCGTGCTGTCCGGGAGCGAGCTCTTCAGATGGGCTGTTTCAATGTGA